A stretch of the Streptomyces venezuelae genome encodes the following:
- a CDS encoding glucosyl-3-phosphoglycerate synthase, whose product MLEEVERWLGRRSWTADDRPLDQLISAKRAAGTTVSVVLPALDEEATVGAIVETVRRDLIEGIPHPLVDELVVVDSGSTDRTAEVAAKAGARVVHRDEILPRIPAVPGKGEVLWRSLMATTGDVVCFVDADLRDFSAAFVSGIVGPLLTDPEVQFVKAMYDRPLGDAPGQGGRVTELVARPLLNLHWPRLAGFVQPLGGEYAVRRSLLERLPFPVGYGVELGLLVDALHTVGLDALAQVDVGVRLHRHQDGLALGRMAAAIYRTAQVRLSRGHLVRPVLTQFERGPEGFVPHTYPVDTEERPPMAEIEEYAVRRVA is encoded by the coding sequence GTGCTGGAAGAGGTGGAACGCTGGCTGGGCCGGCGGTCCTGGACAGCCGACGACAGGCCGCTCGACCAGCTGATCTCCGCGAAGCGGGCGGCTGGGACGACGGTCAGTGTCGTGCTTCCGGCGCTCGACGAGGAGGCGACGGTCGGTGCGATCGTCGAGACGGTCCGGCGGGATCTGATAGAGGGGATTCCGCATCCGCTCGTTGACGAGCTCGTGGTCGTCGACTCCGGTTCCACGGACCGGACCGCCGAGGTCGCCGCCAAGGCCGGCGCCCGGGTGGTGCACCGCGACGAGATCCTGCCCCGCATCCCGGCCGTGCCCGGCAAGGGCGAGGTGCTGTGGCGCTCGCTGATGGCCACCACCGGGGACGTGGTCTGCTTCGTCGACGCCGACCTGCGCGATTTCTCGGCCGCATTCGTCTCGGGGATCGTCGGCCCGCTGCTGACCGACCCGGAGGTCCAGTTCGTCAAGGCCATGTACGACCGTCCGCTCGGGGACGCTCCCGGCCAGGGCGGCCGGGTCACCGAACTGGTCGCCCGCCCGCTGCTCAACCTGCACTGGCCCCGGCTGGCCGGTTTCGTCCAGCCGCTGGGCGGCGAGTACGCCGTACGCCGGTCCCTGCTGGAACGCCTGCCCTTCCCGGTCGGCTACGGGGTGGAGCTCGGCCTGCTGGTCGACGCCCTGCACACGGTCGGCCTGGACGCCCTGGCCCAGGTCGACGTGGGGGTGCGGCTGCACCGCCACCAGGACGGCCTGGCGCTGGGCCGGATGGCCGCCGCCATCTACCGCACCGCGCAGGTCCGGCTCTCCCGGGGCCATCTGGTCCGGCCGGTCCTCACCCAGTTCGAGCGCGGCCCGGAGGGGTTCGTCCCGCACACCTACCCGGTGGACACGGAGGAACGGCCGCCGATGGCCGAGATCGAGGAGTACGCGGTCCGGCGCGTGGCGTGA
- a CDS encoding trehalose-6-phosphate synthase — MASQASQVLVAANRGPLSYTLADDGTLGTRRGGGGLVSGLSAALAEQPEALWICAALSEGDREAVRRGVSEPGVRMLDIDPAVYDDAYNGISNSVLWFTHHGLYNIPREPVFDSEFRRRWDSYRTYNRAFAEALAAEAAEGAAVLIQDYHLSLAPGMLRDLRPDLRIAHFTHTPWATSEHLDMLPDEVRRELLWGMLGADRLGFHTWGWAHRFMSAAHLEDERGIAEPKMPSGPAERYIQQSRRSKVRHRRTDVAVYPLGVDADELRALAHRPEVDDRLAGLRAEVGDRKTIVRVDRTELSKNIVRGLLAYRELLTAHPEWHGRVVHLASAYPSRQDLAVYRDYTATVTAVVDEINTKFGTADWQPVLVSVKDDFARSLAAYRLADVALINPVQDGMNLVAKEIPVVSEAGCALVLSTGAGAYDELRKDALTVNPYDVSETAEALHEALTMSAAERAERTKRLAAAATAMPPATWFTTQLTDLRGS; from the coding sequence ATGGCTTCCCAGGCTTCCCAGGTACTCGTCGCAGCGAACCGCGGCCCGCTCTCGTACACGCTGGCCGACGACGGCACACTCGGCACCCGGCGCGGCGGGGGCGGCCTGGTCTCCGGGCTCTCGGCGGCGCTCGCCGAGCAGCCGGAGGCCCTGTGGATCTGCGCGGCCCTGTCGGAGGGCGACCGCGAGGCGGTCCGGCGGGGCGTCTCCGAGCCGGGCGTACGGATGCTGGACATCGATCCGGCGGTCTACGACGACGCGTACAACGGCATCTCCAACTCGGTGCTCTGGTTCACCCACCACGGCCTGTACAACATCCCGCGCGAGCCGGTCTTCGACTCGGAGTTCCGGCGCCGCTGGGACTCCTACCGGACCTACAACCGGGCTTTCGCCGAGGCGCTGGCGGCCGAGGCCGCGGAGGGGGCGGCGGTCCTGATCCAGGACTACCACCTGTCCCTGGCCCCGGGCATGCTCCGCGACCTCCGCCCGGACCTGCGGATCGCCCACTTCACGCACACCCCGTGGGCGACGTCCGAGCACCTGGACATGCTGCCGGACGAGGTCCGGCGGGAGCTGCTGTGGGGGATGCTGGGCGCCGACCGGCTGGGCTTCCACACCTGGGGCTGGGCGCACCGCTTCATGTCGGCGGCCCATCTGGAGGACGAGCGGGGCATCGCCGAGCCGAAGATGCCCTCGGGGCCGGCCGAGCGGTACATCCAGCAGAGCCGCCGGTCCAAGGTCCGGCACCGGCGCACCGACGTGGCCGTGTACCCGCTGGGGGTGGACGCGGACGAGCTGCGCGCGCTGGCCCACCGCCCCGAGGTGGACGACCGGCTGGCCGGACTGCGCGCGGAGGTCGGCGACCGGAAGACCATCGTCCGTGTCGACCGCACGGAGCTGTCGAAGAACATCGTCCGCGGCCTGCTCGCCTACCGCGAGCTCCTCACCGCGCACCCGGAGTGGCACGGCCGGGTGGTCCACCTGGCCTCGGCCTACCCGTCCCGGCAGGACCTGGCGGTCTACCGCGACTACACGGCGACGGTCACGGCGGTGGTGGACGAGATCAACACGAAGTTCGGCACGGCGGACTGGCAGCCGGTCCTGGTCTCCGTCAAGGACGACTTCGCGCGCTCGCTGGCCGCGTACCGGCTGGCGGACGTGGCGCTGATCAACCCGGTGCAGGACGGGATGAACCTGGTGGCGAAGGAGATCCCGGTGGTGTCGGAGGCGGGGTGCGCGCTGGTGCTGTCGACGGGGGCGGGGGCGTACGACGAGCTGCGCAAGGACGCGCTGACGGTGAACCCGTACGACGTGTCGGAGACGGCCGAGGCCCTGCACGAGGCGCTGACCATGTCGGCGGCGGAACGTGCGGAACGCACCAAGCGCCTGGCGGCGGCGGCCACGGCGATGCCCCCGGCCACCTGGTTCACCACCCAGCTGACGGACCTCCGCGGCTCGTAA
- the otsB gene encoding trehalose-phosphatase, with protein sequence MGSRPHSLPMPVTAAGREGLEALLRAPRRSVVGLDFDGTLAEIVPDPDQARAHPGALPALSELAPKVGSVAVITGRPAGVAVRYGGFAGAPGLEHLVVLGHYGAERWDAVTGNVHAPAEHPGVAAVRAELPGFLDSIGAWRGTWIEEKGRALAVHTRRTEDPSAAFAALREPLADLAQRHGLVVEPGRAVLELRPPGTDKGVALTEYLAEVDAEAVLYAGDDLGDLAAYAAVEKRRADGLPGLLVCSGSAEVPELSARADLTLTGPAEVTAFLTALARAMP encoded by the coding sequence ATGGGGAGCCGTCCGCACAGCCTGCCGATGCCCGTCACCGCCGCCGGACGCGAGGGGCTGGAAGCCCTGCTCCGTGCGCCCCGCCGTTCCGTGGTCGGCCTCGACTTCGACGGCACGCTCGCCGAGATCGTGCCCGACCCCGACCAGGCCCGCGCCCACCCCGGAGCCCTGCCCGCCCTGTCCGAGCTGGCCCCCAAGGTCGGCTCGGTCGCGGTGATCACCGGCCGGCCGGCCGGGGTCGCCGTCCGCTACGGAGGCTTCGCCGGGGCGCCGGGCCTGGAGCACCTGGTGGTCCTCGGCCACTACGGCGCCGAACGCTGGGACGCCGTCACCGGGAACGTCCACGCCCCCGCCGAGCACCCCGGCGTCGCCGCCGTCCGGGCCGAGCTGCCCGGCTTCCTGGACTCGATCGGGGCCTGGCGGGGCACCTGGATCGAGGAGAAGGGCCGCGCCCTGGCCGTCCACACCCGCCGCACCGAGGACCCCTCGGCGGCCTTCGCCGCCCTCCGCGAGCCCCTCGCCGACCTGGCCCAGCGGCACGGCCTGGTGGTCGAACCCGGCCGCGCGGTCCTGGAACTCCGCCCGCCGGGCACGGACAAGGGCGTGGCCCTCACCGAGTACCTGGCGGAGGTGGACGCGGAGGCCGTCCTGTACGCCGGGGACGACCTGGGCGACCTCGCCGCGTACGCCGCCGTCGAGAAGCGCCGCGCGGACGGGCTGCCCGGCCTCCTGGTCTGCAGCGGCTCCGCAGAGGTCCCGGAACTGTCGGCCCGCGCGGACCTCACCCTGACCGGCCCGGCGGAGGTCACCGCCTTCCTCACCGCCCTGGCCCGGGCCATGCCCTGA
- a CDS encoding DUF3263 domain-containing protein — translation MTDDGQPLSEREAAVLAYEARSWPGPGAKERAIREHLGITPVRYYQLLNALMDDPRALAHAPGTVNRLRRIRATRRARR, via the coding sequence ATGACGGACGACGGGCAGCCACTCTCGGAGCGCGAGGCCGCCGTGCTCGCGTACGAGGCCCGCAGCTGGCCCGGGCCCGGCGCCAAGGAGCGCGCGATACGCGAGCACCTCGGCATCACCCCGGTCCGCTACTACCAGCTGCTCAACGCCCTGATGGACGACCCCCGCGCCCTGGCCCACGCCCCGGGCACGGTCAACCGCCTGCGCCGCATCCGCGCCACCCGCCGCGCCCGGCGCTAG
- a CDS encoding extracellular solute-binding protein produces the protein MTLTGALTGCGAVGLGQDNEVTLRVVAADYGDNPQNSSAGWWKDLATGFEAANPGVKVEVTVLSWSEVDAKVAEMVAAGKAPDIAQIGAYADYAADGKLYSADELLSVRTEADFLAPLADAGTIERVQYGMPFVASTRLLFYNKKLFADAGITGKDDAMDDAKGGDKDKQWAPKTWGDLEAAAKKLKAAGVQTPFAVPLGREEAQAETMMWLLAGGGGYTDADEKYALDSPANVKTVGWLRDTLQGQGLTGPVEPAKLNRQAAFDAFSRGEVGMLNGHPTLMKQAEAKGVSYGMVPLPTVDGEPRSAMGVADWVMAFKNGHRTESGKFLDHLYAAENVTKFTGKYGLLPVTTSGYRAMEAGTGGSDPRLRTFLQALPNSRLYPVNKKSWAGVSEEIKQRIGTALQPAPASPARTLEELASAARAADAG, from the coding sequence ATGACGCTGACGGGCGCGCTGACGGGCTGCGGAGCCGTCGGCCTCGGACAGGACAACGAGGTGACCCTCCGCGTCGTGGCGGCCGACTACGGGGACAATCCGCAGAACTCCTCGGCCGGCTGGTGGAAGGACCTGGCCACGGGCTTCGAGGCCGCCAACCCCGGGGTCAAGGTCGAGGTGACCGTGCTGTCCTGGTCGGAGGTGGACGCCAAGGTCGCCGAGATGGTCGCCGCGGGCAAGGCCCCCGACATCGCGCAGATCGGCGCCTACGCCGACTACGCGGCCGACGGCAAGCTCTACAGCGCCGACGAACTGCTGTCCGTCCGCACCGAGGCCGACTTCCTCGCCCCGCTGGCCGACGCCGGCACCATCGAGCGGGTCCAGTACGGCATGCCGTTCGTGGCCAGCACCCGGCTGCTCTTCTACAACAAGAAGCTGTTCGCCGACGCCGGGATCACCGGCAAGGACGACGCCATGGACGACGCCAAGGGCGGCGACAAGGACAAGCAGTGGGCGCCGAAGACCTGGGGCGACCTGGAGGCGGCTGCGAAGAAGCTGAAGGCGGCCGGGGTCCAGACCCCCTTCGCGGTCCCGCTGGGCCGCGAGGAGGCGCAGGCCGAGACGATGATGTGGCTGCTCGCGGGCGGCGGCGGCTACACCGACGCCGATGAGAAGTACGCGCTGGACTCCCCGGCCAACGTCAAGACCGTCGGCTGGCTCCGCGACACCCTCCAGGGACAGGGCCTGACCGGCCCGGTCGAACCCGCCAAGCTGAACCGGCAGGCCGCGTTCGACGCGTTCTCGCGGGGCGAGGTCGGCATGCTCAACGGCCACCCCACGCTGATGAAGCAGGCCGAGGCCAAGGGCGTCTCGTACGGCATGGTCCCGCTGCCCACCGTGGACGGGGAACCGCGCTCCGCCATGGGCGTGGCCGACTGGGTGATGGCCTTCAAGAACGGGCACCGCACGGAGTCCGGCAAGTTCCTCGACCACCTGTACGCGGCGGAGAACGTCACCAAGTTCACCGGCAAGTACGGCCTGCTGCCGGTCACCACCAGCGGCTACCGGGCGATGGAGGCGGGCACCGGCGGCAGCGACCCGCGGCTGCGCACCTTCCTGCAGGCCCTGCCGAACTCGCGGCTCTACCCGGTGAACAAGAAGTCCTGGGCCGGGGTGAGCGAGGAGATCAAGCAGCGCATCGGCACCGCCCTCCAGCCCGCCCCCGCGTCCCCGGCCAGGACCCTGGAGGAGCTGGCCTCGGCGGCCCGGGCGGCCGACGCGGGCTGA
- a CDS encoding ROK family protein translates to MKHVIALDVGGTGMKAALVAEDGSLLHEARRATGRDRGPEAVVESILGFAAELHALGAQRYGRPASAAGIAVPGIVDADHGIAVYAANLGWRDVPLRELAGRRLGGIPVALGHDVRTGGLAEGRIGAGRGADRFLFVPLGTGIAGAIGIAGRIEAGAHGYAGEIGHIVVRPGGLACGCGQHGCLETLASAAAVSRAWATACGDPGADAADCAEAVASGDARAREVWQTAVGALADGLVTALTLLDPRTLIIGGGLAEAGETLFTPLRTAVRERVTFQRLPHIVPAALGDTAGCLGAGLLAWDLLATEVPA, encoded by the coding sequence GTGAAACACGTCATCGCCCTCGATGTGGGCGGCACCGGGATGAAGGCCGCCCTCGTCGCCGAGGACGGCTCCCTGCTCCACGAGGCGCGCCGCGCGACCGGCCGCGACCGGGGCCCCGAGGCCGTCGTCGAGTCGATCCTCGGCTTCGCCGCCGAACTGCACGCCCTGGGCGCGCAGCGGTACGGCCGGCCCGCCTCGGCCGCCGGAATCGCCGTCCCCGGCATCGTCGACGCCGACCACGGCATCGCCGTCTACGCGGCCAACCTCGGCTGGCGCGACGTCCCGCTGCGCGAGCTCGCCGGCCGCCGCCTGGGCGGCATCCCCGTCGCCCTCGGGCACGACGTGCGCACGGGCGGCCTCGCCGAAGGCCGCATCGGCGCCGGCCGCGGCGCCGACCGCTTCCTCTTCGTCCCGCTCGGCACCGGCATCGCCGGCGCCATCGGCATCGCCGGCCGCATCGAGGCCGGCGCCCACGGCTACGCCGGCGAGATCGGCCACATCGTGGTCCGCCCCGGCGGCCTCGCCTGCGGCTGCGGCCAGCACGGCTGCCTGGAGACCCTGGCCTCCGCCGCCGCCGTCAGCCGCGCCTGGGCGACCGCCTGCGGCGACCCCGGCGCGGACGCCGCCGACTGCGCCGAGGCCGTCGCCTCCGGCGACGCCCGCGCCCGGGAGGTCTGGCAGACCGCCGTCGGCGCCCTCGCCGACGGCCTCGTCACCGCCCTCACCCTGCTGGACCCCCGCACGCTGATCATCGGTGGCGGGCTCGCCGAGGCCGGGGAAACCTTGTTCACACCCCTACGGACGGCCGTCCGGGAACGCGTGACGTTCCAGCGGCTGCCCCACATCGTTCCGGCCGCCCTCGGGGACACCGCCGGATGCCTGGGCGCAGGGCTGCTCGCCTGGGATCTACTCGCCACGGAGGTACCAGCCTGA
- the nagA gene encoding N-acetylglucosamine-6-phosphate deacetylase, whose amino-acid sequence MSGSAHSTVLSGARVVLPTGTVRGGRVIVTGDRIAGSAPEGAATMDLSGHWIVPGFVDMHNHGGGGASFTSGTPEEVLRGVATHRRHGTTTLVASTVTGDLDELARRAGLLAELVQQGDIAGIHFEGPFISPCRKGAHKEDLLRHPDPAEVRKLIDAAHGTARMVTLATELPGGLDSVRLLAEHGVIAAIGHTDSTYEQTRQAIDAGATVATHLYNAMPGMEHRAPGPIAALLEDERITVELINDGTHLHPAMLELAFHHAGAGRVALITDAMDAAGFGDGIYHLGPLEVEVRDGVARLVEGGSIAGSTLTLDTAFKRSVTVDRLPVESVVQAISANPARLLGVYDRVGSLEPGKYADLVVLDADFDLKGVMRHGEWIVNPLG is encoded by the coding sequence ATGTCCGGAAGCGCTCACAGCACCGTTCTCTCCGGCGCCAGGGTGGTGCTGCCCACCGGGACCGTCAGAGGCGGCCGGGTCATCGTCACCGGCGACCGCATCGCGGGCAGCGCACCCGAGGGCGCCGCGACCATGGACCTGTCCGGACACTGGATCGTCCCCGGCTTCGTGGACATGCACAACCACGGCGGCGGCGGGGCCTCGTTCACCTCCGGCACCCCGGAGGAGGTGCTCCGGGGCGTGGCCACCCACCGCCGGCACGGCACCACCACCCTGGTCGCCTCCACCGTCACCGGCGACCTCGACGAACTCGCCCGCCGGGCGGGCCTGCTGGCCGAACTGGTCCAGCAGGGCGACATCGCCGGCATCCACTTCGAGGGCCCGTTCATCTCCCCCTGCCGCAAGGGCGCGCACAAGGAGGACCTGCTGCGCCACCCCGACCCGGCAGAGGTCCGCAAGCTGATCGACGCCGCCCACGGGACCGCCCGGATGGTCACCCTGGCCACCGAACTCCCGGGCGGGCTGGACTCCGTACGGCTGCTCGCCGAGCACGGGGTGATCGCCGCCATCGGGCACACCGACTCCACGTACGAGCAGACCCGGCAGGCCATCGACGCGGGCGCCACCGTCGCCACCCACCTCTACAACGCGATGCCCGGCATGGAGCACCGCGCGCCCGGCCCGATCGCCGCGCTGCTGGAGGACGAGCGCATCACCGTCGAGCTGATCAACGACGGCACCCACCTGCACCCGGCCATGCTGGAGCTGGCCTTCCACCACGCGGGCGCCGGACGGGTCGCGCTGATCACCGATGCGATGGACGCCGCCGGCTTCGGCGACGGCATCTACCACCTCGGCCCGCTGGAGGTGGAGGTCAGGGACGGGGTCGCACGACTGGTCGAGGGCGGCTCGATCGCGGGCTCCACTCTGACCCTGGACACCGCCTTCAAACGGTCCGTCACCGTCGACCGGCTGCCGGTCGAATCGGTGGTCCAGGCGATCTCCGCGAACCCCGCACGGCTCCTCGGCGTCTACGACCGGGTCGGCTCGCTGGAACCGGGCAAGTACGCCGACCTGGTGGTCCTGGACGCGGACTTCGACCTCAAGGGAGTCATGCGGCACGGCGAATGGATCGTCAACCCGCTCGGCTGA
- a CDS encoding 1-phosphofructokinase family hexose kinase, which produces MILTVTLNTALDVTYHVPRLLPHASHRVSDVRERPGGKGVNVARVLAALGHRVTVTGFAGGPAGELLRGSLDGVHDALVPCAGNTRRTVAVVDATTGDTTQFNEAGPVISAAEWAGFQDRYRDLLGTARAVALCGSLPPGLPVGAYAVLVRAARAAGVPVLLDTGGEALRRGVAARPDLIKPNATELAELTGSREPLPAALAARRRGAHAVVASLGPAGLLAATPEGTWQAAPPQALAGNPTGAGDSAVAGLLSALAEGLDWPERLSRAVALSAATVRAPAAGEFDSADYAGLLPAVRIAAI; this is translated from the coding sequence ATGATCCTGACCGTCACGCTCAACACCGCGCTGGACGTGACGTACCACGTTCCGCGACTGCTGCCGCACGCCTCGCACCGCGTCTCCGACGTACGCGAACGCCCGGGCGGCAAAGGCGTGAACGTGGCCCGGGTGCTGGCCGCGCTGGGGCACCGGGTGACCGTCACGGGCTTCGCGGGCGGCCCGGCCGGGGAGCTGCTGCGCGGCTCCCTGGACGGCGTCCACGACGCGCTGGTGCCCTGCGCCGGGAACACCCGCCGCACGGTCGCCGTGGTCGACGCGACGACCGGGGACACCACCCAGTTCAACGAGGCCGGCCCGGTGATCTCGGCGGCCGAGTGGGCCGGCTTCCAGGACCGCTACCGGGACCTGCTCGGCACCGCCCGCGCGGTCGCGCTCTGCGGCAGCCTGCCGCCGGGCCTGCCGGTCGGCGCGTACGCCGTGCTGGTACGGGCGGCCCGCGCGGCCGGGGTCCCGGTCCTGCTGGACACCGGCGGCGAGGCCCTGCGCCGGGGCGTGGCCGCCCGCCCCGACCTGATCAAGCCGAACGCCACGGAGCTGGCCGAGCTGACCGGCTCCCGGGAGCCGCTGCCGGCCGCCCTGGCGGCCCGTCGGCGCGGCGCGCACGCGGTGGTGGCCTCCCTGGGCCCGGCCGGCCTGCTGGCCGCCACCCCGGAGGGCACCTGGCAGGCGGCCCCGCCACAGGCCCTGGCCGGCAATCCGACGGGCGCGGGGGACTCGGCGGTGGCGGGCCTGCTGTCGGCGCTGGCGGAGGGCCTGGACTGGCCGGAACGGCTGTCCAGGGCGGTGGCCCTGTCGGCGGCCACGGTCCGGGCCCCGGCGGCGGGAGAGTTCGACTCTGCCGACTATGCCGGCCTCCTGCCAGCTGTACGCATCGCGGCTATTTAG
- a CDS encoding CBM35 domain-containing protein, translating to MTTPANKPEDDDPFGYLYADGQAAGATPPPPGGGYGYPGPTVGGQPGVQPGVPRTSYNQVRTVGERTYGGQRGAVPPQSQAQAQPHYAAPEAIQAGGYGVPPQAPPPQYTQPGPSHGGHGGGGGSSRRGLLIAAVAVVAAVAIGIGAAVTFGKDGDDKKDETANQSGGTSQNQSPGPQNSPSPEPSTSKSSAAALPKGDAGGPGMAIAGGAQLQSTVPGAKSEGGQYVGNFNQVGASVTWTVDVPKSGEYTFRVIYGVPGKDANATLTINGAAQGRAINMKNFSKAAEGDWAKGWTNTYSYVNLKQGTNTIKISCEAGNQCDAVIDQFSLSSR from the coding sequence ATGACCACGCCCGCGAACAAGCCCGAGGACGACGATCCGTTCGGCTACCTCTACGCGGACGGCCAGGCTGCCGGAGCCACCCCGCCCCCGCCGGGCGGTGGATACGGCTATCCCGGCCCGACGGTCGGTGGTCAGCCCGGCGTCCAGCCCGGCGTACCGCGGACCTCGTACAACCAGGTGCGTACCGTCGGTGAGCGGACGTACGGCGGGCAGCGCGGAGCCGTCCCGCCGCAGTCCCAGGCCCAGGCCCAGCCGCACTACGCCGCCCCGGAGGCGATCCAGGCCGGAGGGTACGGCGTGCCCCCGCAGGCACCGCCCCCGCAGTACACCCAGCCGGGCCCCTCGCACGGCGGTCACGGCGGCGGTGGCGGTTCGTCCCGCCGCGGCCTGCTGATCGCGGCCGTTGCCGTGGTCGCCGCGGTGGCGATCGGTATCGGCGCGGCCGTGACCTTCGGCAAGGACGGCGACGACAAGAAGGACGAGACCGCCAACCAGTCCGGCGGCACCAGCCAGAACCAGTCGCCGGGCCCGCAGAACTCGCCCAGCCCGGAACCGAGCACCTCGAAGTCCTCGGCCGCGGCCCTCCCCAAGGGCGACGCGGGCGGCCCGGGCATGGCCATCGCGGGCGGTGCCCAGCTGCAGAGCACGGTGCCCGGCGCGAAGTCCGAGGGCGGACAGTATGTCGGCAACTTCAACCAGGTCGGCGCGTCCGTGACTTGGACGGTCGACGTGCCCAAGTCGGGTGAGTACACGTTCCGGGTGATCTACGGCGTGCCCGGCAAGGACGCCAACGCGACCCTGACGATCAACGGGGCCGCGCAGGGCCGCGCGATCAACATGAAGAACTTTTCCAAGGCCGCCGAGGGTGACTGGGCCAAGGGCTGGACCAACACCTACTCGTACGTCAACCTCAAGCAGGGGACGAACACCATCAAGATCTCCTGCGAGGCCGGCAATCAGTGCGACGCGGTCATCGACCAGTTCTCGCTTTCCAGCCGTTGA
- the cdgB gene encoding diguanylate cyclase CdgB — METESEPYVRLATLRQLHQVVAELNTARSLADTLQTVVDGIVVGLGYELACVNLVRPDGDLVVAAFAGDPAAEALITGRVGSRGSWERRLSMGESWDGLRFIPHTEGWVLLEDDVPQWHTDGPEPRFKDEWHPEDRLYAPMYASGGELLGVISVDRPRNGRRPGAWGREALQMYAFQAAIAISNARLRANMQRALVRLEREQQALRASEESFRQAFEYAPSGMAIAEMGGDQHGRLLRTNDALCRLLGRPASVLRRYSFSDLVHPEDIGTLLRTSAEGGRAELRLGRRDGTYVWVSLRNSVVADAADGPRFLLTHVEDIEERKRHELQLAHRASHDSLTGLPNSAELRARLGARLCRRPQSVLATAVEALDAAFEERGRPSEHAVPAGSGEHGFRPDGYADPFEYAGAGAGTPGAPGAAGSPAAGGGPYDHHVHTVAPAGDLDDGTKGLAVLFCDLDGFKSINDRFGHHTGDAVLIEVARRLTTGVRDGDTVARLGGDEFVVLADGLGAADAADLAVRLRNAIIPPIRVDGRAVRVGASFGIGWASCGMSAEEVLRSADQRMYIEKRSRSKAHRRAG, encoded by the coding sequence ATGGAGACCGAGTCGGAGCCGTACGTCCGTCTTGCGACCCTGCGGCAGCTGCACCAGGTGGTGGCCGAACTCAACACGGCCCGGAGCCTGGCGGACACTCTGCAGACCGTCGTGGACGGCATCGTCGTGGGCCTCGGCTATGAACTCGCCTGTGTCAACCTCGTCCGCCCCGACGGGGATCTCGTCGTCGCCGCCTTCGCCGGCGACCCCGCCGCCGAAGCCCTGATCACCGGCCGGGTCGGCTCCCGCGGCTCCTGGGAACGCCGCCTCTCCATGGGTGAATCCTGGGACGGCCTGCGCTTCATCCCGCACACCGAGGGCTGGGTCCTGCTGGAGGACGACGTGCCCCAGTGGCACACCGACGGCCCCGAGCCCCGCTTCAAGGACGAGTGGCACCCCGAGGACCGGCTGTACGCGCCGATGTACGCCTCCGGCGGCGAGCTGCTCGGGGTCATTTCGGTGGACAGGCCGCGCAACGGACGCCGTCCCGGCGCCTGGGGCCGCGAGGCGCTCCAGATGTACGCGTTCCAGGCCGCCATTGCGATCAGCAACGCCCGGCTGCGCGCGAACATGCAGCGGGCCCTGGTCCGGCTGGAGCGCGAGCAGCAGGCGCTCCGGGCCAGCGAGGAGTCCTTCCGGCAGGCCTTCGAGTACGCGCCCAGCGGTATGGCCATCGCCGAGATGGGCGGGGACCAGCACGGCCGGCTGCTGCGGACCAACGACGCGCTGTGCCGGCTGCTCGGCCGGCCGGCCTCCGTGCTGCGCCGCTACTCCTTCTCCGACCTGGTCCACCCCGAGGACATCGGCACCCTGCTGCGGACCTCGGCCGAGGGCGGCCGGGCCGAGCTCCGGCTCGGCCGCCGCGACGGCACCTATGTATGGGTCTCGCTGCGCAACTCGGTGGTCGCCGATGCCGCCGACGGCCCGCGGTTCCTGCTCACCCACGTCGAGGACATCGAGGAACGCAAGCGGCATGAGCTCCAGCTCGCCCACCGGGCCAGCCACGACTCGCTGACCGGCCTGCCCAACAGCGCCGAGCTGCGCGCCCGGCTCGGTGCCCGGCTGTGCCGCCGTCCGCAGTCGGTGCTGGCCACCGCGGTGGAGGCGCTGGACGCGGCCTTCGAGGAGCGCGGCCGTCCCAGTGAGCACGCCGTGCCGGCCGGCTCCGGTGAGCACGGCTTTAGGCCGGACGGCTACGCCGACCCCTTCGAGTACGCCGGGGCGGGCGCGGGCACGCCGGGGGCGCCCGGGGCCGCGGGCTCGCCGGCGGCGGGCGGCGGCCCGTACGACCACCATGTGCACACCGTGGCCCCCGCCGGGGACCTCGACGACGGCACCAAGGGCCTCGCGGTGCTCTTCTGCGATCTGGACGGCTTCAAGTCGATCAACGACCGGTTCGGGCACCACACCGGTGACGCGGTGCTCATCGAGGTCGCCCGGAGGCTGACGACGGGCGTCAGGGACGGTGACACGGTCGCCCGGCTGGGTGGTGACGAATTCGTCGTCCTCGCCGACGGACTGGGTGCCGCCGATGCCGCCGATCTTGCCGTCCGGCTGCGCAACGCGATCATTCCGCCGATCCGGGTGGACGGCCGTGCGGTGCGGGTGGGGGCCAGTTTCGGCATCGGATGGGCCAGCTGCGGCATGTCCGCCGAAGAAGTGTTGCGCTCCGCCGACCAGCGGATGTACATCGAGAAAAGAAGCCGGTCCAAGGCGCACCGCCGGGCCGGCTGA